Sequence from the Spirochaetota bacterium genome:
AAGTTTAGTTGACATTTTATAACCTTTTATGAATTAAATCCTAAATCAAAACATGTTAAATATTGAGGATATTTTGTTTGTATAGTATTTCTAATCAGATTTTTATCTTGAGTACTTATAATAGGGCTTAAGTTATATGTACTAGGAGCATTAACATGAAAATTATTTATTAGATATTCAATATATTCTTTACAAGACACGCGACATAAAATTTGATTTCCTAATCCAGCAGTGAAGTTGATCTGCAAATATTGTTTTAAATACACATTCATGGTATAAATTTCAATTCTATACTGATTACCTCTAGCACCTTGCTTTTGATTTTTTTCATAAATAACCTTAGTATATTTATTATTAGCTAGTACACCTAAAATAATAAAAAAAGCATTTGCATTAGGAAAATTAATTGGATTTTTACAGCTACGACACTCAAAAGAAAATTTTACAATGTTTGTTGGATTAGATTTAGATAAATAACATCGTATTTTTTGTATGAATTTAAACATATACCCTCTATTTTAGATAAAATTCTTTGACATTATACACAATATGTACACAATTTTCAAGAATAAACACTATTTATTTATACACCATATGAACAAGCTCATCCTGTGTATCTCGTAAAGATTCAGGATTTTCAAGCATATAGTATTGATCGGTGGTTTTGATACTCTCATGTCCGAGTAAAGCTTTTACTTTGTGGATGTCTTTTGATATTTCAAGTGCTAAACTTCCTGATGTATGCCTGAATAAGTATAGACTATAATCACTATTAAGATTTAGTTCTTCTTTCATGATTTTGAATTGTCTTGAATAAAAGCCTTTATCACTTTTAATCGACCCTATGAATAGACATCCGTTTGTCAATTCATTAAATTTTATAATATTTACTAATTCCCTTGCGAACATAGGATTTAAAGGGACAGTTTTGAATTTCTTAGTTTTATTCATCCATATAGAGATACGATTGTTTTTTAAGTCTATATCTTTGTAAGTCAAATTGACAATTTCTCGAGGTCGTGAGCCTGTGAAAAACAATGTCATTAAATAATACTTAAAATCTAAGTTCCCTACCCTATCACAATATAATAACATATCTTTAAAATCATCCATCGAAATAATCACTTTTCGTTTTTGTGGTTTTGGAGCTTGAAAAAACTCTAGTTTTTTGTATTCGTTATAATCATAATACCCTTGCTTGATTGCATAATTCAAAAAAGCTCTGATATTCTTTGTAATTTTATAAGCATAGTGTTTAGAATACTTTTGTCTTAAATCTGTTTGTATTTCTAACATCGTATCATTATTAATTGTATTCCATTCGAGATTATATTGTTTTAATACTATTAAACCTACTTCTTTAACTTTGATTGTTTCTTCTGTAATTCCATTATATTTAGCTATTTTTAAGTAATCTTGATATACCCGATTGATGTTTTTAGTTTGTGCTGTCTGCATAGACCCGAGATGATCTTTTGACGATTTAAAGGCACTTTCTCGCATGATTAAAGGGATTTCAGACATATTATGTACTTTGTTATAAAATAGCTTACTACAAAACATCTCATAGCGTTCTTTTGCTTCATGATAGTTTTTTGTTTCTAAAGACAATCGATAAGTGCGTTTATTTATTGTTTTGTTGAGATAATAGATACCGTTTTCACGTTTATATATACCCATAAAATTAAACCTGTGATTTTTATTGTAATTACACAATATTATCACAGGTTTTTAATTTTTAATCTTGGTAAACTCAAAATTATTTTTTAAATTCAATTTACCTATCTAAAAAAGCCAATCCTATTTTTTCTTTAAATAATACATAGCTCTTAAAAAATTGATTATGAAAAATAAAACGCTCATAGTATTTCGTTGTTTCATTGTTATAAATATCTATCCCATTTACTAACTTATTAAAAACTTCTTTATTCGTGTTATCTGTAATAGGTAATGATAGATGTACACTATCAAAACAAATTTTCAATTTATCAATATCTTTAGTAATACTAATATTCTTTACAATATTTTTCACTTCTTCAGGGATAAAATTATCCCATTCTTGACCTGTGATTTGTACTAATAAATCATAAAATAACTTATGCTTGTTTTTACAATTTTCTCCAAAACAAATTTGAGTAATCAAACTTAAATATCTTAAAATCAGATTTCTAATCACATATTCTTGATCTATTTCTCTTGTATAAAAATTACAAAAATGAGTGTGTTTTTTAGAATTAAGTACATTTTCATAGTTATTAAAATGTTGGATAATTTCTTTTGTTTTATTCAGATATATATCGAGTTCTTGTTTTACTTTATGAGCAACATTAGAAAGCATTTGATTTTCTTGTCTTTCTGTATTCAATACAATAGCAGGCATATAATGTAATAGATTACTTTCTATATATTCCATTTGCTTTATTAATTTACTAATTTCTTTTTTTGTAATAGGTTTATTTGTCATAAATTGCTTATATGTATAACGTTGTGTTTGAAAATGATCTAAATCTTTATATAATGTTAGTAAAATAAAATCAATATAATCTTTTTTCTTTTGCTCATCATTGATAAAATTTAATCCTTTAATTTCGATAAGATTATTATTTTCTAATAAGTTATATATTCTATATCTTATTATAGATATTTTATTTTCAATAACATCATTCATAAATCAACTCCGATAATATCGTAAATAAATATATCGGGAGGCATTCGCCTCTTTTCAATCAACTTCGTTGAATATTTTTTTCTTTTTCTATCTCATCTCTAAGCATTTGTAATAGTTCTTCATCTTTGAATTGTTGTAATTCTCTGTCAATTTCTTCTTCTGTCATATTGTCATAATTATTTTTCTCAACTTCAATAATCTTAATACTATTATCCCATTCTTTTGGGTTCAATCTTGCTAAAATATCAAGACAAGCCTTTGCATTAGGATGAGCTTGTTTGGTTACCGTATAAATAATATCCCCTTGACTATCTTGTTTGACTTCTTTGTATTCATATCCCCATGCCGATTTATAAAGTTGTTCTTGTGTTTTCTCTATAATTCTTTGTTGTTTGTCTTTCAAAGCCCTATGATAAGACTCGGATAACTCGGATTTAAAATATTTACTATCTACTTTTAACCATTCATTAAGAGTATCATAATTGACATTCATGACTTTTGCTATATCTTTTAAGTACATAAACTTATCTACTATACACTCATATATCAATTTTTCAAATTCTTTTCTATATTTTGTTTTCTTATTCATTGTTCTTTACCTACAAACGTGCCGTTTGATCCACTTTTTTATAAAACTGATTGACAACTAAATTCAAATATGCTATAATATAAGTGCTTAATATCCTAATAAACTAGAAATAGTTTATTTTCTATCTCATACTTTAAAATAAAGATGAGAGTTGTTTATATACAATTCTTTTTTATTTTTAAAGTATGAATACCTATGTATCATTATTACTAGTGATACTATATTTTCCTATTTGCCGATTGCACGGTAAATTTATATATATTGCTCATAGCAGTTGTATATCCGTGCAATTGGTTTAGATAGAAATGTTTAAAACTTTGTTTATTAGGATATTAAGCAATACAGCTGTTATGAGCTTTATTGTTTTAGATTCAATAATTATTCTCATGACAGTTTGTCATGAGTTTTTTTTATACTACGACGACTAAAATTATACAAACTGCTATCCCTCTATACTTACTCAACACCTATAGAGGGAAGGGCTTTGCCCTATATCTATAATTATCAACAAATAAATACTGTATTGGCCAAATCCTAACAGATTAGTCTTAAATAAGACTATCTAATACCATATCCCCTTGTATTTTTACAGGGGGATATTTTTTAATTTATCAATTTTTCTCTTATTTCACTATCACTACGATTAATATAATGTTTTGCCGTTATACTTATATCACTATGTCCAAGTAACTTTGATACAAGATGAATATCTTTTGTTTTATTTAACATCCTTGTGCCAAAACTATGTCTAAAAGCATACAAACAATATTCTTTATTTAAT
This genomic interval carries:
- a CDS encoding site-specific integrase, which gives rise to MGIYKRENGIYYLNKTINKRTYRLSLETKNYHEAKERYEMFCSKLFYNKVHNMSEIPLIMRESAFKSSKDHLGSMQTAQTKNINRVYQDYLKIAKYNGITEETIKVKEVGLIVLKQYNLEWNTINNDTMLEIQTDLRQKYSKHYAYKITKNIRAFLNYAIKQGYYDYNEYKKLEFFQAPKPQKRKVIISMDDFKDMLLYCDRVGNLDFKYYLMTLFFTGSRPREIVNLTYKDIDLKNNRISIWMNKTKKFKTVPLNPMFARELVNIIKFNELTNGCLFIGSIKSDKGFYSRQFKIMKEELNLNSDYSLYLFRHTSGSLALEISKDIHKVKALLGHESIKTTDQYYMLENPESLRDTQDELVHMVYK